One genomic window of Xanthobacter dioxanivorans includes the following:
- a CDS encoding dihydroorotase, translating to MSDIDLVLAGGKVMSPGGLIDASIGVQNGQIAFVSTHQWTPPAREVIELEGRVVVPGFIDTHVHFRDPGLTYKEDFTSGTRAAVAGGITTVVDMPNNKPAINTSEAFRAKRDDVGTKSLVDFALYAGATKLDQIPLMLRDGAIGVKIFMVADPKSGYPHDPELFTGDDGMLYDTLKLSKAEGTFCAVHPTNQEIFAHESKKRWAAGTTTPDDFLPAYFGENFVSDHTAIATLIEMVRACQARVHILHLRSGAGILQLHRAQQDGLPLTIEVNPKYVLHTADDMKRLGPLCTPYGLPDEERFKILRDIERGWVDILGSDHAPHTREELLPGWQDAWKIPFGNPQLDHFVSGLLTYVAEGVLSLPTLVRTLSENPAKLIGLYPRKGVIQAGSDADFAVLDLNAKGVFSDEGVQTKVGWSPFTGRAFTGKPVMTISRGKVVMRDGVVTGEPGWGRFVDGHALRN from the coding sequence ATGTCGGATATCGATCTCGTGCTCGCTGGAGGCAAGGTTATGTCCCCCGGCGGCTTGATCGACGCATCGATCGGCGTCCAGAACGGACAGATCGCGTTTGTCTCCACCCACCAATGGACGCCGCCGGCCCGCGAGGTAATCGAGCTCGAAGGCAGGGTGGTCGTGCCTGGATTCATCGACACCCACGTCCACTTCCGCGATCCCGGGCTGACCTACAAGGAGGACTTCACCTCGGGCACGCGCGCCGCCGTTGCCGGAGGCATTACCACCGTTGTGGATATGCCCAACAATAAGCCCGCGATCAACACGAGCGAAGCTTTTCGGGCGAAGCGCGACGATGTCGGCACCAAGTCATTGGTCGATTTTGCATTGTATGCCGGCGCGACGAAGCTCGACCAGATCCCATTGATGCTGCGCGACGGCGCCATCGGTGTGAAGATCTTCATGGTCGCCGACCCGAAGTCCGGATATCCTCATGATCCGGAGCTGTTTACCGGCGACGACGGCATGCTCTACGACACCCTCAAGCTGTCCAAGGCCGAGGGTACATTTTGCGCCGTGCATCCCACCAACCAGGAGATCTTCGCTCACGAATCGAAGAAGCGCTGGGCGGCCGGAACAACGACGCCGGACGACTTTTTGCCGGCCTATTTTGGCGAGAACTTCGTCTCCGATCACACCGCCATCGCAACGCTCATCGAGATGGTCCGTGCCTGCCAGGCGCGCGTCCACATCCTGCACCTGCGGTCGGGAGCCGGAATTCTCCAGCTTCACCGGGCTCAGCAAGATGGCCTGCCGCTGACCATCGAGGTTAATCCCAAATACGTCCTGCATACCGCCGATGACATGAAGCGGCTCGGGCCGCTGTGCACGCCCTACGGCTTGCCGGATGAGGAGCGATTCAAGATCCTGCGTGACATCGAGCGGGGATGGGTCGACATCCTGGGCAGCGATCATGCGCCCCATACCCGCGAGGAACTGCTGCCGGGCTGGCAGGACGCCTGGAAGATCCCCTTCGGCAACCCGCAGCTCGACCACTTCGTCTCGGGCCTGCTCACCTATGTCGCAGAGGGCGTGCTCAGCCTGCCGACACTGGTCCGCACGCTGAGCGAGAATCCGGCGAAGCTCATCGGCCTCTATCCCCGCAAGGGCGTCATCCAGGCCGGTTCAGACGCCGATTTCGCGGTGCTGGACCTGAATGCCAAGGGTGTCTTCTCCGACGAGGGCGTGCAGACCAAGGTGGGCTGGTCGCCTTTCACCGGCCGCGCCTTCACCGGCAAGCCGGTCATGACCATCTCGCGCGGGAAGGTCGTTATGCGAGACGGTGTGGTGACGGGCGAGCCCGGCTGGGGCCGGTTCGTCGACGGCCACGCTCTGCGCAACTAA
- a CDS encoding IclR family transcriptional regulator: protein MDSTTLKALKILETLVRGGRPRGISDLSREIGLPKSNIHRALTTLEAAEYVRRTSESTYTPTLKLWELGLEVMAQVDIRAIAAPHLKALVAETGESVILAVLDGHDVVYVDKAESGHAIQAITHVGSRIPAYSVGTGKAMLAFASEALQAEVAARAVAHTSSTIVGEDALRNEFAAIRARGYAINRGEFRDEVSGVAAPILDGSGAVIGGVGVWGPDQRFSSKLDVLGVSVLACARRISAEFGAKAASLPISRKSK from the coding sequence ATGGACAGCACCACACTCAAGGCATTGAAAATTCTTGAAACCCTCGTCAGAGGCGGGCGCCCACGCGGCATTTCCGATCTCTCCAGGGAAATCGGCTTGCCGAAAAGCAATATTCATCGCGCGCTTACGACGCTCGAAGCCGCGGAATATGTGCGCAGGACTTCGGAAAGCACCTACACCCCGACGCTCAAGCTGTGGGAGTTGGGCCTTGAGGTCATGGCGCAGGTCGACATCCGCGCCATTGCGGCGCCGCATCTGAAGGCCCTCGTCGCCGAGACGGGCGAGTCTGTCATCCTTGCCGTGCTGGACGGTCACGACGTCGTCTATGTCGACAAGGCTGAGTCAGGTCACGCGATCCAGGCCATCACGCACGTGGGAAGTCGAATTCCGGCTTATTCCGTCGGTACCGGCAAGGCGATGCTGGCGTTCGCGTCGGAGGCTCTCCAGGCGGAGGTTGCAGCCCGAGCGGTGGCTCACACGTCCTCGACCATCGTTGGGGAGGACGCGCTGCGCAACGAATTCGCCGCCATCCGCGCCCGCGGCTACGCGATCAACCGTGGCGAGTTTCGCGATGAGGTCTCGGGCGTCGCCGCGCCCATCCTGGACGGCAGCGGTGCTGTCATCGGCGGCGTTGGCGTGTGGGGACCGGACCAGCGGTTCTCGTCCAAGCTCGATGTCCTCGGCGTGTCTGTCCTTGCCTGCGCGAGGCGCATTTCCGCGGAGTTCGGCGCGAAGGCCGCTTCTCTCCCGATTTCTCGCAAGTCCAAGTAA
- a CDS encoding AEC family transporter — MFQILIALLPDFSLIALGGALRLTLSPDAWKGIDKLNFQVLFPALIFTAALSKAPDAGDVLVVGVGVWLIIGLGFCLAWPLRSLGPERFLDFAGLWQTAWRFNTALAFVAVQTLPETHRALMSIAIGMAVPLANVLAIGALSRGHALSLPKMIRQIVTNPFFVASVAGMALSMLRVDLSPLLLKPVRMLAMAAIPIALLSIGASLNWRALARVNRFSVALNAIKLLILPAATWALATAIGIDPVRTTVLTLFAALPTASAAHVLASVFGADREAVATLIAQSTLIGCVSLPMWLVFLNGAA; from the coding sequence ATGTTCCAGATCCTCATCGCGCTGCTGCCCGATTTCAGCCTGATCGCCCTCGGCGGCGCCTTGCGCCTGACCTTGTCGCCGGACGCCTGGAAGGGCATCGACAAGCTGAATTTCCAGGTGCTTTTCCCGGCGCTGATCTTCACCGCGGCGCTCAGCAAGGCGCCGGATGCGGGCGACGTGCTGGTGGTCGGCGTCGGGGTCTGGCTGATCATCGGCCTGGGCTTCTGCCTCGCCTGGCCGTTGCGGTCGCTGGGCCCCGAGCGCTTCCTCGACTTCGCCGGCCTGTGGCAGACGGCCTGGCGCTTCAACACGGCGCTGGCCTTCGTGGCCGTGCAGACCCTGCCCGAGACGCATCGCGCCCTCATGTCCATCGCCATCGGCATGGCGGTGCCGCTCGCCAACGTGCTCGCCATCGGCGCGCTGTCGCGCGGGCATGCCCTGTCCCTGCCGAAGATGATCCGCCAGATCGTGACCAATCCCTTCTTCGTCGCAAGCGTCGCGGGGATGGCGCTCTCGATGCTGCGGGTGGACCTGTCTCCGCTCCTGCTCAAGCCGGTGCGGATGCTGGCGATGGCGGCGATCCCCATCGCGCTCCTGTCCATCGGCGCATCGCTGAACTGGCGGGCGCTCGCCAGGGTCAACCGCTTCTCCGTCGCCCTCAACGCCATCAAGCTGCTGATCCTTCCCGCCGCCACATGGGCGCTGGCCACGGCCATCGGGATCGATCCGGTCCGCACCACCGTGCTGACCCTCTTCGCCGCCTTGCCGACGGCCTCCGCGGCCCATGTCCTCGCGTCCGTCTTCGGTGCCGACCGGGAGGCGGTCGCCACCCTCATCGCCCAGTCCACGCTGATCGGTTGCGTCAGCCTCCCCATGTGGCTGGTGTTCCTGAACGGGGCCGCGTGA
- a CDS encoding aminotransferase-like domain-containing protein has translation MKIALNPFIAGIPANPLRALFPFAARPGMLNLASGHPSRDAYDHEGLAEALATAGADFPAWTYGPSAGDPLLLAALQEHVAEVPAGHRLLVTSGAQQGIDLAIRTLAPPGATVLVPEPVYPAVLSACAAVGVRAVGYRTDAADAAMAGLAEALAAAPDVRALYALPTFGNPTGETLDQAQRLAMLALCARRSIPIIEDDPYRALWFRAPPPSSLMALAPQVPGAVVIHLGSLSKIISPGLRLGWAIAPDAVAGPMQEARQASDLQPNSLAQRVALHYLRLGRLDAHVVRVRALYAARHDALAGRLAGAGFDVPKVEGGMFVFARMPDEAVRDGLFERAVANGVMFAPGPAFSLRPGDVAFAERMRLCFVGLSDAHVLEAADRLIAVVRG, from the coding sequence GTGAAAATCGCTCTCAACCCGTTCATCGCCGGTATTCCCGCCAATCCCCTGCGCGCCCTTTTCCCCTTCGCGGCGCGGCCGGGCATGCTCAATCTGGCCAGCGGCCATCCCTCCCGCGACGCCTACGATCACGAGGGCCTCGCGGAGGCGCTGGCGACGGCGGGTGCCGATTTCCCGGCCTGGACCTACGGCCCGAGCGCCGGCGATCCGCTGCTCCTGGCGGCCCTTCAGGAGCACGTGGCCGAGGTCCCCGCCGGCCATCGCCTGCTGGTCACCTCCGGCGCGCAGCAGGGCATCGACCTCGCCATCCGCACGCTGGCGCCGCCCGGCGCTACGGTGCTGGTGCCGGAGCCGGTCTATCCGGCGGTCCTCTCGGCCTGCGCAGCGGTTGGCGTGCGCGCCGTGGGGTATCGCACCGATGCGGCCGATGCGGCCATGGCGGGGCTCGCCGAGGCCTTGGCCGCTGCCCCCGACGTGCGCGCCCTCTACGCCCTCCCGACCTTCGGCAATCCCACCGGCGAGACCCTCGACCAGGCGCAGCGGCTGGCGATGCTCGCTCTGTGCGCGCGGCGAAGTATCCCCATCATCGAGGACGATCCGTACCGCGCCCTGTGGTTCCGCGCCCCGCCGCCATCCAGCCTCATGGCGCTGGCGCCGCAGGTGCCCGGCGCTGTGGTCATCCATCTCGGCAGTCTGTCCAAGATCATCTCGCCTGGGCTGCGCCTCGGCTGGGCCATCGCGCCGGATGCCGTCGCCGGACCCATGCAGGAGGCGCGTCAGGCGAGCGACCTCCAGCCCAATTCGCTGGCGCAGCGCGTGGCGCTGCATTACCTGCGCCTCGGACGGCTCGACGCCCATGTGGTGCGCGTGCGGGCCCTGTACGCGGCCCGCCACGATGCCCTGGCCGGGCGCCTGGCCGGCGCCGGCTTCGACGTGCCGAAGGTCGAAGGCGGGATGTTCGTGTTCGCGCGGATGCCCGACGAGGCCGTCCGCGACGGCCTGTTCGAACGGGCGGTGGCCAACGGCGTGATGTTCGCGCCGGGACCGGCCTTCTCGCTCCGCCCGGGAGATGTGGCCTTCGCGGAGCGGATGCGCCTGTGTTTCGTCGGGCTTTCCGATGCCCATGTCCTGGAGGCCGCGGACCGCCTCATCGCGGTGGTGAGAGGCTGA
- a CDS encoding LysR family transcriptional regulator, protein MAAAPFDAVPLLAMRLLPLVARLGNLTEAARALDVSQPAASKAIVRAEEICGVSLVIRGRRPMVLTAEGRILAEHAERQEELARLTARRLEDCRAQGDGLVRIASFGASASTHILPQLVAAVSQRYRKLQIEITETTDQPTLQALHDGLVDFATIVETGDPDLELLPLKQDHLMALVRTGDPLARRRTLDAPTLAAAPFIMTKGGSEPLVRAWFARGGHEPMIRHSIQQITSILALVRAGMGVSIIAETAVPQTHAGVTVTPLEPSFPRTICLARRAGSFASHAAEIVWRMAAERTLDR, encoded by the coding sequence ATGGCCGCCGCTCCCTTCGATGCCGTTCCCCTGCTTGCCATGCGGCTGTTGCCCCTCGTGGCGCGGCTCGGCAACCTGACCGAGGCGGCCCGGGCCCTCGACGTCAGCCAGCCGGCGGCGAGCAAGGCCATCGTCCGCGCCGAGGAGATCTGCGGCGTGTCCCTCGTCATCCGCGGCCGCCGGCCCATGGTGCTCACGGCGGAAGGCCGCATCCTGGCTGAACATGCCGAGCGGCAGGAAGAGCTCGCCCGCCTGACGGCGCGCCGCCTGGAGGATTGCAGGGCGCAGGGCGACGGCCTCGTGCGCATCGCCTCCTTCGGCGCGTCAGCGTCCACCCACATCCTGCCGCAGCTCGTGGCGGCGGTGAGCCAGCGTTATCGCAAGCTCCAGATCGAGATCACCGAGACCACCGATCAGCCCACCCTGCAGGCGCTCCATGACGGCCTCGTCGATTTTGCCACCATCGTGGAGACCGGGGATCCGGACCTCGAGCTGCTGCCTCTCAAGCAGGATCACCTGATGGCGCTGGTGCGGACGGGCGATCCGCTGGCCCGGCGCAGGACGCTCGACGCGCCGACGCTGGCCGCGGCTCCCTTCATCATGACCAAGGGCGGCAGCGAGCCGCTGGTGCGCGCTTGGTTCGCCCGCGGCGGCCACGAGCCCATGATCCGCCATTCGATCCAGCAGATCACCTCGATCCTTGCCCTGGTGCGGGCCGGCATGGGGGTGTCGATCATCGCGGAAACCGCGGTGCCGCAGACCCATGCCGGGGTGACGGTGACGCCGCTTGAGCCGAGCTTTCCCCGCACCATATGCCTCGCCCGCCGCGCGGGGAGCTTCGCCTCCCATGCGGCCGAAATCGTCTGGCGCATGGCCGCCGAACGGACCCTCGACCGCTGA
- a CDS encoding MBL fold metallo-hydrolase: MKDRSSEGLWAWRQPENHNHMIGLQEKGPTASGDGSIELAFFGGSAFRITTPAGLTLMLDPWRNPPWGTWDWYLYDFPKTQVDVALSTHAHFDHDGLHQLSANVILDRLIGTYSFADVTITGIADKHVSDSRHNAYDWAEMTRRLTHVGTTPPDNWRSFDNCLLIVEVAGLRILHWGDNRPNPPSSVWDKLGEIDILLLPVDGSQHVLSYAQADAVADRLKARLIVPHHYGIWDVTTRGSTLLPPDAWVNTRPDAIWAEAGAVRLDPAFVKAQAGRVFCFGEKVAFDKPDMKAAPKGA, from the coding sequence ATGAAGGACAGGAGCAGCGAGGGGTTGTGGGCATGGCGGCAGCCGGAGAACCACAACCACATGATCGGGCTTCAGGAGAAGGGGCCGACGGCGTCCGGCGACGGGTCCATCGAGCTTGCCTTCTTCGGCGGCTCGGCCTTCCGCATCACGACGCCGGCCGGGCTCACCTTGATGCTCGACCCCTGGCGCAACCCGCCCTGGGGAACGTGGGACTGGTACCTCTACGACTTCCCGAAGACGCAGGTGGACGTGGCCCTCTCCACCCATGCCCATTTCGACCATGACGGCCTGCATCAGCTCAGCGCCAACGTCATCCTGGACCGGCTGATCGGCACCTACAGCTTTGCCGACGTCACCATCACCGGCATCGCCGACAAGCACGTGAGCGATAGCCGGCACAATGCCTATGACTGGGCGGAAATGACCCGCCGCCTGACCCATGTGGGCACGACGCCTCCCGACAACTGGCGCTCGTTCGACAATTGTCTCCTCATCGTGGAGGTGGCGGGCCTCCGGATCCTGCATTGGGGCGACAACCGTCCGAACCCGCCGTCGAGCGTGTGGGACAAGCTGGGCGAGATCGACATCCTGCTGCTGCCGGTGGACGGCTCGCAGCACGTGCTGAGCTATGCCCAGGCGGATGCGGTGGCGGATAGGCTGAAGGCGCGCCTCATCGTGCCCCATCACTACGGCATCTGGGACGTGACGACGCGAGGGTCCACCCTGCTGCCCCCCGACGCGTGGGTGAACACGCGCCCGGACGCCATCTGGGCCGAGGCCGGCGCGGTGCGGCTCGATCCTGCTTTCGTCAAGGCGCAGGCGGGCCGCGTCTTCTGCTTCGGGGAGAAGGTCGCCTTTGACAAGCCAGACATGAAGGCCGCGCCGAAGGGCGCGTGA
- the hutI gene encoding imidazolonepropionase gives MLVRETPAEEKPTLAAPADLVILGAAQVVLCDPGRPDGVGVVDGGAVAVRGEEIVAAGPAAEILALIGAHTQIVDARGGVVTPGLVDCHTHLVFEGDRSGEYFHRTRGLDDAGLTAAGLSWGVPASRPANAGLPPDRLAEAALRRARSMLACGTTTIETKSGYGLDHDSDLASLEAARLVAQATGVEIVGTYLGAHARPKEGAARYLDRMIADTIPAVAEGGLAEFCDVYVDPDVFTLDECRRVLAAASDVGLVAKLHTDARVNVGGARLAAEVGAASVDHGNMLSDADLRVLADAGTSVAVFPGFDWAVNHPRPVNARRFACSGVNVALATDLCPVCWHLSQQVTMGFACRLSGLSPEAALLGVTLNAAKAIRRDNRIGSIAPGKQADLVVFDVPDFRQLAFRFGTNAAAVVIKKGRVLLDAMAVNPRDGR, from the coding sequence TTGCTCGTTCGGGAAACGCCGGCTGAGGAAAAGCCGACCCTGGCGGCGCCCGCCGACCTCGTGATCCTTGGTGCCGCGCAGGTCGTGCTGTGCGATCCCGGCCGTCCGGACGGGGTCGGCGTCGTGGACGGCGGCGCCGTTGCGGTCCGCGGCGAGGAGATCGTGGCGGCGGGGCCGGCGGCGGAAATCCTGGCCCTGATCGGGGCGCACACGCAGATCGTGGATGCGCGCGGCGGCGTCGTCACGCCTGGGCTGGTGGATTGCCATACCCACCTGGTGTTCGAGGGTGACCGCTCCGGCGAATATTTCCACCGCACCCGCGGGCTCGACGACGCCGGCCTGACCGCCGCCGGCCTCTCCTGGGGCGTGCCGGCCTCCCGGCCCGCCAATGCCGGCCTGCCGCCGGACCGCCTCGCCGAGGCGGCGCTGCGGCGCGCCCGGAGCATGCTCGCCTGCGGCACCACCACCATCGAGACCAAGTCCGGCTACGGGCTCGACCACGACAGCGACCTCGCGTCACTGGAGGCGGCGCGGCTGGTCGCGCAGGCCACCGGCGTCGAGATCGTCGGCACCTATCTCGGCGCCCATGCCCGGCCGAAGGAGGGGGCGGCGCGCTATCTGGACCGGATGATCGCCGACACCATCCCGGCGGTCGCCGAGGGCGGGCTCGCGGAATTCTGCGATGTCTACGTGGACCCCGACGTGTTCACTCTCGACGAGTGCCGCCGGGTGCTCGCCGCCGCGAGCGACGTGGGGCTTGTCGCCAAGCTGCACACCGATGCGCGCGTCAACGTGGGCGGCGCGCGCCTTGCGGCCGAGGTCGGCGCCGCCTCTGTCGACCATGGCAACATGCTGAGCGACGCCGACCTGCGCGTGCTGGCGGATGCCGGCACCAGCGTCGCCGTCTTCCCCGGCTTCGACTGGGCGGTGAACCACCCCCGGCCGGTGAATGCGCGCCGCTTCGCCTGCTCGGGCGTGAACGTGGCGCTCGCCACAGACTTGTGCCCCGTGTGCTGGCACCTGTCCCAGCAGGTGACCATGGGCTTCGCCTGCCGTCTCTCGGGCCTGTCGCCGGAGGCGGCGCTGCTGGGTGTCACCCTCAACGCCGCGAAGGCGATCCGGCGCGATAACCGCATCGGCTCCATCGCGCCCGGCAAGCAGGCGGACCTGGTGGTGTTCGATGTGCCGGATTTCCGCCAGCTCGCATTCCGCTTCGGCACGAATGCGGCGGCGGTCGTGATCAAGAAAGGCCGCGTCCTCCTGGACGCGATGGCGGTCAACCCGAGGGACGGACGATGA
- a CDS encoding TetR/AcrR family transcriptional regulator: protein METILLRHPGESADGRELKGAAMRARLRAATEELIAEVGVNAASAAAIAQRCGVSRGAMLHHYPTRDELIIDTAAHFWRRAQDIVAALADDMSAGRTDVATFVERLYEDVFRANALVTMLDLMVTGRDTRVGEAVEQILTDLFRSYEDLGVKAFHVSGLPPERIHVVITLIVSTLRGLRIQDNIHRDEARVRDVLAMLVDAVRTILERESLAAAKPRTSSARRRP, encoded by the coding sequence ATGGAAACCATCCTCCTCAGACATCCCGGCGAGAGCGCCGACGGCCGCGAGCTGAAAGGCGCCGCCATGCGGGCCCGGCTGCGCGCCGCCACCGAGGAACTCATCGCCGAGGTGGGGGTGAACGCGGCATCCGCCGCCGCCATCGCGCAGAGATGTGGCGTCTCCCGCGGCGCGATGTTGCATCACTATCCGACGCGGGATGAGCTCATCATCGACACCGCCGCCCATTTCTGGCGGCGAGCGCAGGACATTGTGGCGGCGCTCGCCGACGACATGAGCGCGGGGCGGACGGATGTCGCGACCTTCGTCGAGCGTCTCTACGAAGACGTGTTCCGGGCCAATGCGCTCGTCACCATGCTCGACCTGATGGTCACCGGCCGTGACACGCGGGTGGGCGAGGCGGTGGAGCAGATCCTCACGGACCTGTTCCGATCCTACGAGGATCTGGGCGTCAAGGCGTTCCACGTGTCCGGGCTGCCGCCCGAGCGCATCCACGTGGTCATCACCCTCATCGTCTCCACCCTGCGCGGGCTGCGCATCCAGGACAACATCCATCGCGACGAGGCCCGCGTGCGCGACGTGCTGGCCATGCTGGTGGACGCGGTACGGACCATTCTCGAACGGGAAAGCCTCGCCGCCGCCAAGCCGCGGACAAGCTCGGCACGGCGGCGGCCATGA
- a CDS encoding ABC transporter ATP-binding protein has product MNETPASAPPRIEANGLTKRFSGVTVVDGVSFLVEPGQILGLIGPNGAGKTTLFNLMSGVLKPDAGRLVVNGTEATGLPPHRLARLGLVRTFQLARELDKLTVLENVLLAAPANAGETLTGALFRPAATRRDERAATERAREVLALVSLSDHEAKLASNLSGGQKKLLEMARCLMAEADTILLDEIAAGVAPHLVDEIALLIQRLNREHGKTFVIIEHNIGFIRALASRVVVMATGRVLAEGSFAHVSANPAVVESYLGQAA; this is encoded by the coding sequence ATGAACGAAACTCCCGCCAGCGCCCCGCCGCGCATCGAAGCCAACGGGCTCACCAAGCGTTTCAGCGGCGTCACCGTCGTGGATGGCGTCTCCTTCCTCGTGGAGCCGGGACAGATTCTCGGTCTCATCGGCCCCAACGGCGCCGGCAAGACGACCCTCTTCAACCTCATGTCCGGCGTGCTCAAGCCCGATGCCGGCCGCCTGGTGGTGAACGGCACGGAGGCGACCGGCCTTCCGCCCCACCGCCTCGCCCGGCTGGGGCTGGTGCGCACCTTCCAGCTCGCCCGCGAGCTGGACAAGCTCACGGTCCTGGAGAACGTGCTCCTCGCCGCCCCCGCCAATGCCGGCGAGACGCTCACCGGCGCGCTCTTCCGTCCGGCCGCCACGCGCCGAGACGAGCGGGCGGCCACCGAGCGGGCCCGCGAGGTCCTGGCCCTGGTCTCCCTTTCGGACCACGAGGCCAAGCTCGCGTCCAACCTGTCGGGCGGGCAGAAGAAGCTGCTGGAGATGGCCCGCTGCCTGATGGCGGAGGCGGACACCATCCTCCTCGACGAGATCGCCGCCGGGGTGGCGCCGCATCTGGTGGATGAGATTGCGCTGCTCATCCAGCGTCTCAATCGCGAGCATGGCAAGACCTTCGTGATCATCGAGCACAATATCGGCTTCATCCGCGCCCTCGCTTCGCGGGTGGTGGTGATGGCCACCGGCCGCGTGCTGGCGGAGGGCAGCTTCGCCCACGTCTCCGCCAATCCTGCCGTCGTCGAATCCTATCTGGGACAGGCCGCATGA
- a CDS encoding ABC transporter ATP-binding protein, with translation MTLLRLQNLRAGYGGGDIVHGVDLEVAPGEMVALVGPNGAGKSTLLKSIAGVAKVTGGTLMLDDKDLVPLSPAARAQAGAVFMPQDRNVFRTLSVSENLSVSAWGCKDIAQRREEVTALLPTMRPYMHKRAGGLSGGQRQMVALAMALMARPRVLLVDEPTAGLSPLLVGEMLDVLRQLAAAATLGILIVEQNARAALERADRALVLVDGRVVRAGSAAVLAQEPDFGALFFGEAA, from the coding sequence ATGACCCTGCTGCGCCTTCAGAACCTGCGTGCCGGCTATGGCGGCGGCGACATCGTCCACGGCGTCGACCTCGAGGTCGCGCCCGGCGAGATGGTCGCCCTCGTCGGCCCCAACGGCGCCGGCAAGTCGACCCTGCTCAAGTCCATCGCCGGCGTCGCGAAGGTCACCGGCGGCACGCTCATGCTGGACGACAAGGACCTGGTGCCGCTTTCTCCCGCCGCGCGCGCCCAGGCGGGCGCGGTGTTCATGCCGCAGGACCGCAACGTCTTCCGCACCCTCTCGGTCAGCGAGAACCTGTCGGTCAGTGCCTGGGGCTGCAAGGACATCGCGCAGCGGCGCGAGGAGGTGACGGCTCTCTTGCCCACCATGCGCCCCTATATGCACAAGCGGGCCGGCGGCCTCTCCGGCGGCCAGCGGCAGATGGTGGCGCTGGCCATGGCGCTGATGGCCCGCCCCCGCGTGCTGCTGGTGGACGAGCCCACCGCCGGCCTTTCTCCCCTGCTGGTGGGCGAGATGCTGGACGTGCTGCGCCAGCTCGCCGCCGCCGCCACCCTCGGCATCCTCATCGTCGAGCAGAACGCCCGCGCGGCGCTTGAACGGGCAGACCGGGCGCTGGTGCTCGTGGACGGCCGGGTGGTGCGGGCCGGCAGCGCCGCGGTGCTGGCGCAGGAGCCCGATTTCGGCGCGCTCTTCTTCGGAGAGGCCGCCTGA
- a CDS encoding branched-chain amino acid ABC transporter permease: MQMFINALATAAILAPAAVAFTLIFTLFRYANFAAGGFVTVGAFAAWTLNAPLGLPLWAGGVGAMGVCAGAVALSDRVVFRPLRGRSGGTLLLVSIALSFVIENIIRFGFGAQVKGFDLPLTGPLVFAGLRVPKETLFVIAVSLVATLAVGALLSFTPIGRALRAVADNPSLANVRGLPVPGVEAFGVIVAGALFGLSGTLVGVDLAIDPNLNWAIAIPVIAAAIVGGLGSPLGAAIGAVVIGLAEELTAAHFTPTYKGAVGFVVIALVLLLRPQGLLGIKVDRK; this comes from the coding sequence ATGCAGATGTTCATCAACGCGCTCGCCACCGCGGCCATCCTCGCGCCGGCGGCGGTCGCCTTCACGCTGATCTTCACCCTGTTCCGCTACGCCAATTTCGCCGCTGGCGGCTTCGTCACCGTGGGCGCCTTTGCCGCCTGGACGCTGAACGCGCCGCTGGGCCTGCCGCTCTGGGCCGGGGGCGTGGGGGCCATGGGGGTGTGCGCCGGCGCGGTGGCCCTCAGCGACCGGGTCGTCTTCCGACCACTGCGTGGTCGGAGCGGCGGCACGCTGCTGCTCGTTTCCATCGCCTTGTCCTTCGTGATCGAGAACATCATCCGCTTCGGCTTCGGCGCGCAGGTGAAAGGCTTCGACCTGCCGCTCACCGGCCCGCTGGTCTTCGCCGGCCTGCGCGTGCCGAAGGAGACCCTCTTCGTCATTGCCGTATCGCTGGTGGCCACCCTGGCCGTGGGTGCGCTGCTCTCCTTCACGCCCATCGGCCGGGCCTTGCGGGCGGTGGCCGACAATCCCTCCCTCGCCAATGTGCGCGGCCTGCCGGTGCCGGGGGTGGAGGCCTTCGGAGTGATCGTCGCCGGCGCCCTGTTCGGCCTGTCGGGCACGCTCGTGGGCGTGGACCTTGCCATCGATCCCAACCTCAACTGGGCCATCGCCATACCGGTGATCGCCGCGGCCATCGTCGGCGGGCTCGGCTCGCCCCTTGGAGCGGCCATCGGCGCCGTCGTGATCGGCCTCGCGGAGGAGCTCACCGCCGCACACTTCACGCCCACCTACAAAGGCGCGGTCGGCTTCGTGGTGATCGCCCTCGTGCTGCTGCTGCGCCCGCAGGGCCTCCTGGGCATCAAGGTGGATCGAAAGTAA